A window of the Nycticebus coucang isolate mNycCou1 chromosome 3, mNycCou1.pri, whole genome shotgun sequence genome harbors these coding sequences:
- the LOC128581624 gene encoding lysozyme C: MKTLLLLGLVLLSVPAQGKVFERCELARTLKRMGMDGYRGNSLANWVCLAKWESSYNTRATNYNAGDRSTDYGIFQINSRYWCNDGKTPGAVNACGISCNALLQDDITQAVDCAKRVVRDPQGIRAWVAWRNHCQNQDLTQYTRGCGV; the protein is encoded by the exons ATGAAGACTCTCCTTCTTCTGGGCCTTGTCCTTCTCTCTGTCCCGGCCCAGGGCAAGGTCTTTGAAAGGTGTGAGCTTGCCAGAACCCTGAAACGAATGGGAATGGATGGCTACAGGGGCAACAGCCTGGCAAACT GGGTGTGTTTAGCCAAATGGGAGAGCAGCTACAACACACGAGCCACCAACTACAACGCAGGAGACCGGAGCACTGACTACGGGATCTTCCAGATCAACAGCCGCTACTGGTGCAATGATGGCAAAACCCCGGGAGCGGTCAATGCCTGTGGCATATCCTGCAATG CTTTGCTACAGGATGACATCACTCAGGCGGTAGACTGTGCTAAGAGAGTTGTCAGGGACCCACAAGGCAtcagagcatg GGTGGCCTGGAGAAATCATTGTCAAAACCAAGATCTCACCCAGTACACTCGGGGTTGTGGAGTATAA